A genomic region of Phenylobacterium parvum contains the following coding sequences:
- a CDS encoding lipase family protein — MRLCAVLALAAALAGPAAAASSLQGDGGVPDFYAWSGKVKGKPGKLLRQEPLAPALVLDGAASGARILYTSTEGLGGKDRVVVSGAVFIPRGEAPKGGWPLLAWAHGTVGVADVCAPSFAGRSPRDKTYLGYWLSKGYAVVASDYQGLGVAGGHPYLATRPSAYSVLDSVRAVQKGGFPVSRSVVLIGQSQGGGAAFATAGYASSYAPELDIRGTVATGTPYFSPEAQAALQAARPRDAVDPTLGYNFLIHSLLEQIDPGFRVEDYVTDAALPLARSVATTCFGELAGGVMRGGWTFNRAYKADPADRMLPAYALMGYPTLKIPTPVFMGTGGSDRDVPPGMQLSLAADACRAGTVIQSHVYPGLDHSGAVNGSTRESSAFVEAVFAGKPVAGNCKSLPTPPPA; from the coding sequence ATGCGCCTCTGCGCCGTCCTCGCCCTCGCCGCCGCCCTGGCCGGTCCCGCCGCCGCCGCGTCATCCCTGCAGGGGGATGGCGGCGTGCCTGACTTCTACGCCTGGTCGGGCAAGGTGAAGGGCAAGCCGGGAAAACTCCTGCGACAGGAGCCCCTGGCCCCGGCCCTGGTCCTCGACGGCGCCGCTTCCGGTGCGCGCATCCTCTACACTTCGACGGAGGGCCTGGGCGGCAAGGACAGGGTGGTGGTCTCCGGGGCCGTCTTCATTCCCAGGGGCGAGGCGCCCAAGGGGGGCTGGCCCCTCCTGGCCTGGGCGCACGGTACGGTGGGCGTGGCCGACGTCTGCGCCCCGTCCTTCGCCGGCCGCAGTCCGCGGGACAAGACCTACCTCGGCTATTGGCTGTCGAAAGGCTATGCTGTCGTGGCCAGCGACTACCAGGGCCTGGGTGTGGCCGGCGGCCATCCCTACCTCGCCACCCGGCCCTCGGCCTACAGCGTCCTGGACTCTGTCCGCGCGGTCCAAAAAGGGGGCTTCCCGGTCTCCCGGAGCGTGGTCCTCATCGGCCAGTCCCAGGGCGGCGGCGCGGCCTTCGCCACCGCCGGCTACGCCTCCTCCTACGCCCCCGAGCTCGACATCCGCGGCACGGTGGCCACCGGCACGCCCTATTTCTCGCCCGAGGCCCAGGCCGCGCTGCAGGCCGCCCGTCCCCGGGACGCCGTCGACCCGACCTTGGGCTACAACTTCCTGATCCACAGCCTGCTGGAGCAGATCGATCCCGGCTTCCGGGTCGAGGACTATGTCACCGACGCGGCCCTGCCCCTGGCGCGCTCCGTCGCCACCACCTGCTTTGGCGAGCTGGCCGGCGGCGTCATGCGCGGCGGCTGGACCTTCAACCGCGCCTACAAGGCCGACCCGGCCGACCGGATGCTCCCCGCCTACGCCCTTATGGGCTACCCGACCTTGAAGATCCCCACGCCCGTCTTCATGGGCACGGGGGGTTCCGACCGCGACGTCCCGCCCGGCATGCAGCTCAGCCTCGCCGCCGACGCCTGCAGGGCCGGGACGGTGATCCAGTCCCACGTCTATCCGGGGCTCGATCACTCCGGGGCCGTGAACGGTTCGACCCGGGAGTCCTCCGCCTTCGTGGAGGCGGTCTTCGCCGGCAAGCCGGTGGCGGGCAACTGCAAGTCCCTGCCGACTCCGCCCCCGGCCTGA
- a CDS encoding limonene-1,2-epoxide hydrolase family protein gives MSDAAQAVREFIDAWPRLDPDELAGWFTEDGVYHNMPSGPVQGRETIRGFIAGFIRPWAETRWEVVSLVADGDTVIAERIDRIRVGEKWIELPCCGVFHLRDGRIALWRDYFDLPTYTRALAG, from the coding sequence ATGTCCGACGCCGCCCAAGCCGTCCGCGAGTTCATTGACGCCTGGCCCCGCCTGGACCCGGATGAACTGGCCGGCTGGTTCACCGAGGATGGCGTCTACCACAACATGCCCTCTGGCCCGGTCCAGGGCCGCGAGACCATCCGCGGCTTCATCGCCGGCTTCATCCGCCCCTGGGCGGAGACCCGCTGGGAGGTCGTCTCCCTCGTCGCCGACGGCGACACCGTGATCGCCGAGCGCATCGATCGCATCCGCGTCGGCGAGAAATGGATCGAGCTGCCCTGCTGCGGCGTCTTCCACCTCAGGGACGGGAGGATCGCCCTCTGGAGGGACTATTTCGACCTGCCCACCTACACCCGGGCCCTGGCGGGTTAG